Proteins from one Hydrogenophaga sp. SL48 genomic window:
- a CDS encoding sensor histidine kinase, with protein MTASTPGLSLRRQLLIWLLLPQLVLWAGGGLLAYRIALSYAEKGIDQSLTQSVRALARQVKPIGSGLLIDFPRAAQDVLEQDPDDRISYMVSSPPGQFLLGNQRLPQPRGLTPVPGEPLLYSASFEGRAMRFVAMDLNYGEDNSPQTMRVQVGKSLAVQQRIARELIADMLAPLLAAGVLLSLAVYGGIQRGLAPLTRLTAQLEHRSVNALSPIGMTQAPNEVHALVQAINGLLDEVARNVNQEKRFINDAAHQLRTPLAGLISQVELAQRETADPVLGARLNKVRTGAERSAHLVHQLLTLARTETTARRETLDLAALAREVAREWTPKAVASGVDLGFEGNDHREMQGDALQLREAMANLIDNALRYTPRGSAVTLKVEAHGDSTRLIVEDNGPGLSDGDMAHVFQRFWRASEQPGGCGLGLAIVKEIARRHGGDAQVERVVPQGLRVILTLT; from the coding sequence ATGACGGCGAGCACGCCGGGCCTGTCGCTGCGCCGTCAGCTGCTGATCTGGCTGCTGCTGCCCCAGCTGGTGCTCTGGGCCGGGGGCGGCCTGCTGGCCTACCGCATCGCCCTCTCGTACGCCGAGAAGGGCATCGACCAGTCGCTGACCCAGTCGGTGCGGGCGCTGGCGCGCCAGGTCAAACCCATCGGCTCCGGGCTGCTGATCGACTTTCCGCGCGCCGCGCAGGACGTGCTGGAGCAGGACCCGGACGACCGCATCAGCTACATGGTGTCGTCGCCCCCGGGCCAGTTCCTGCTGGGCAACCAGCGCCTGCCGCAGCCCCGGGGACTGACCCCGGTGCCTGGCGAACCGCTGCTCTACAGCGCCTCCTTCGAGGGCCGTGCGATGCGGTTTGTGGCCATGGACCTGAACTACGGCGAAGACAACTCGCCGCAGACCATGCGCGTGCAGGTGGGCAAGAGCCTGGCGGTGCAGCAGCGCATCGCGCGCGAACTGATCGCCGACATGCTGGCGCCGCTGCTGGCGGCCGGCGTGCTGCTGAGCCTGGCGGTCTACGGCGGCATCCAGCGCGGCCTGGCGCCGCTGACGCGCCTGACAGCGCAGCTGGAGCACCGCTCGGTCAACGCGCTCTCGCCCATCGGCATGACGCAGGCGCCCAACGAGGTGCACGCCCTGGTGCAGGCCATCAACGGCCTGCTCGACGAGGTGGCGCGCAACGTGAACCAGGAAAAGCGCTTCATCAACGACGCCGCCCACCAGCTGCGCACACCGCTGGCCGGGCTCATCAGCCAGGTGGAACTCGCACAGCGGGAGACCGCAGACCCGGTGCTCGGCGCGCGCCTGAACAAGGTGCGCACCGGCGCCGAGCGCAGCGCCCACCTGGTGCACCAGTTGCTCACCCTGGCGCGCACCGAAACCACGGCCCGGCGCGAGACGCTGGACCTCGCCGCGCTCGCCCGCGAGGTGGCCCGCGAATGGACCCCCAAGGCCGTCGCGTCGGGCGTGGACCTGGGCTTTGAAGGCAACGACCACCGCGAGATGCAGGGTGACGCCCTGCAGCTGCGCGAAGCGATGGCCAACCTGATCGACAACGCCCTGCGCTACACGCCGCGCGGCAGCGCGGTCACGCTCAAGGTCGAGGCCCATGGCGACAGCACCCGCCTGATCGTCGAAGACAACGGCCCGGGGCTCAGCGACGGCGACATGGCCCACGTGTTCCAGCGCTTCTGGCGCGCCAGCGAACAACCCGGCGGCTGCGGCCTCGGCCTGGCCATCGTGAAGGAGATCGCGCGGCGCCACGGCGGCGACGCGCAGGTGGAACGCGTGGTTCCACAAGGCCTCAGGGTCATTCTGACCCTCACGTGA
- a CDS encoding multifunctional CCA addition/repair protein has product MDIYLVGGAVRDAWMAEGANATPSHVDRDWVVVGATPQAMQDRGFLPVGRDFPVFLHPETREEYALARTERKTAPGYQGFAFHADPSVTLEDDLARRDLTINAMAVALGDADDPARAPLIDPHGGLSDLRARVLRHVTHAFAEDPVRILRVARFAARFPDFSVAPDTQALMRQMVDDGEVDHLVPERVWQELSRGLMEQRPSRMFEVLRECGALVRLLPEVDRLWGVPQRAEYHPEIDTGVHLMMVLDMSARLGAGLPVRFACLCHDLGKGTTPADVLPRHIGHEERSARLLRGVCDRWRVPRESRELADVVAREHGNIHRSGDLGAAALVRLLERCDALRRPERFVEVLLACECDARGRLGHGENAYPQSARLLGVLAAARSVDTGEIARAAQQPGAHPDHNAQVSAPAAGERIAHAIHQARCRAVAQSLNLEPS; this is encoded by the coding sequence ATGGACATCTATCTTGTGGGCGGGGCGGTGCGGGACGCCTGGATGGCGGAGGGTGCGAACGCCACGCCGTCGCATGTGGACCGCGACTGGGTGGTGGTGGGTGCGACACCTCAGGCCATGCAGGACCGGGGCTTTCTGCCCGTGGGTCGCGACTTCCCGGTGTTTCTGCACCCTGAAACCCGCGAGGAATACGCGCTCGCGCGCACAGAGCGCAAGACAGCCCCGGGCTACCAGGGCTTTGCCTTCCACGCCGACCCCAGCGTCACACTCGAGGACGATCTGGCGCGGCGCGACCTCACCATCAATGCGATGGCCGTGGCCCTGGGCGACGCCGACGACCCGGCCCGGGCGCCCCTGATCGACCCCCACGGTGGCCTGAGCGACCTGCGGGCACGGGTGCTGCGCCACGTGACCCACGCCTTTGCCGAAGACCCGGTGCGCATCCTGCGTGTGGCGCGTTTTGCCGCCCGTTTCCCGGACTTTTCGGTCGCCCCCGACACACAGGCCCTGATGCGCCAGATGGTCGATGACGGCGAGGTGGACCACCTGGTGCCCGAGCGGGTCTGGCAGGAACTCTCGCGCGGGCTCATGGAGCAGCGGCCGAGCCGCATGTTCGAGGTGCTCAGGGAATGCGGCGCGCTGGTGCGGCTGCTGCCCGAGGTGGACCGGCTCTGGGGCGTGCCGCAGCGCGCTGAATACCACCCCGAGATCGACACCGGCGTGCACCTGATGATGGTGCTCGACATGAGCGCGCGCCTGGGCGCGGGCCTGCCGGTGCGCTTCGCCTGCCTGTGCCACGACCTGGGCAAGGGCACGACGCCCGCCGACGTCCTGCCGCGCCACATCGGCCACGAAGAGCGCAGCGCCCGCTTGCTGCGCGGCGTGTGCGACCGCTGGCGCGTGCCGCGCGAGAGCCGCGAGCTGGCCGACGTGGTGGCGCGCGAGCACGGCAACATCCACCGCAGCGGCGACCTGGGTGCGGCGGCGCTGGTGCGGCTGCTGGAGCGCTGCGACGCGCTGCGGCGACCGGAACGGTTTGTCGAGGTGCTGCTGGCCTGCGAGTGCGATGCCCGCGGGCGTCTCGGGCATGGCGAGAATGCCTACCCCCAGAGCGCCCGGCTGCTGGGCGTGCTGGCGGCGGCGCGGTCCGTCGACACCGGGGAGATAGCCCGCGCCGCCCAGCAGCCAGGCGCCCATCCGGACCACAATGCACAGGTCAGCGCGCCGGCGGCGGGCGAACGCATCGCCCATGCCATCCACCAGGCGCGTTGCCGCGCCGTGGCCCAGTCGCTGAATCTGGAGCCTTCCTAG
- a CDS encoding metal-sensitive transcriptional regulator encodes MATTAKSKPAAAATPPLSASATFRSEHQRDVVNRLKRIEGQVRGLIDMVESGRPCEDVAQQMSAARKAMDKAFYRMMACSVMEAVSVSESEDQTFREVERSTRILEKYA; translated from the coding sequence ATGGCCACCACCGCCAAATCCAAGCCAGCTGCCGCCGCCACCCCCCCGCTGTCGGCCTCGGCCACCTTCCGCTCTGAACACCAGCGCGACGTGGTCAACCGGCTCAAGCGCATCGAAGGGCAGGTGCGCGGCCTGATCGACATGGTCGAGAGTGGCCGTCCCTGCGAAGACGTGGCACAGCAGATGTCGGCCGCGCGCAAGGCCATGGACAAGGCCTTCTACCGGATGATGGCCTGCTCGGTGATGGAAGCGGTGTCGGTGTCGGAGTCCGAAGACCAGACCTTCCGCGAGGTCGAGCGTTCGACGCGGATTCTCGAAAAATACGCATAA
- a CDS encoding lytic transglycosylase domain-containing protein → MKLVILKQGLVPIMAALLMQGAAWAQGSADAALLEMRDAFRRNNTLALSTLLPRVRGHVLEPMAIYWDAKARLETASPDEVRAAMVSMAGTYWEDRLRNDWLLQLGRQRDWGNFEAELPRYRMNDDRQVRCYALMLDAVARRKPADEAARQVAQLWHAQREADDGCATAAKAFLDSGHLQPEVVWQRARLAMESNRPAVVTQAVALLNPEWIGMVSAIAVDPARYLDEKFTAIRPRTKELVTLAIIRLASLDTAAAAREMEHMRWKTQLTNEERSWLWGVIGKRLAQTPQGPALAAFVNGDDRLMHADHLAWKARAGLRAGAWGHVRDAIAAMEEVQRNEPTWVYWRARALQALKEPDAQSAQAQARALYESIASARGYHEQLALEELGRPITTPPAPAPLTPQELAWLQAHPGLQRALAAIRLGLRSEGVREWNYSTNLHTAGGMTDRELLAAAALACQNELWDRCINTSERTRDLQDHAQRFPMPHRALVIRRAAEIGLDPAYVYGLIRQESRFVTDARSGVGASGLMQVMPATARWTARKIGLTDFQSHQITDRDTNILIGTAYLKFALDDLEGSLPLAAAAYNAGPRRARAWREGAVLPGEIWAENIPFEETRDYVKKVLANTTSYAALITGQPQSLRARMGVVGPALDPNAIHKELP, encoded by the coding sequence ATGAAACTGGTGATCCTGAAACAGGGTCTTGTGCCCATTATGGCCGCGCTGCTGATGCAGGGCGCCGCCTGGGCACAAGGCAGTGCCGATGCGGCCCTGCTGGAAATGCGCGACGCCTTCCGGCGCAACAACACGTTGGCGCTCAGCACCCTGCTGCCCCGGGTGCGCGGCCACGTGCTCGAACCCATGGCCATCTACTGGGACGCCAAGGCCAGGCTGGAGACCGCCAGCCCCGACGAGGTGCGTGCGGCGATGGTCAGCATGGCAGGCACCTACTGGGAAGACCGCTTGCGCAACGACTGGCTGCTGCAACTGGGCCGGCAGCGGGACTGGGGCAATTTCGAAGCCGAGCTGCCGCGCTACCGCATGAACGATGACCGGCAGGTGCGGTGTTATGCGCTGATGCTCGACGCCGTGGCCCGCCGCAAGCCGGCCGATGAAGCCGCCCGGCAGGTCGCACAACTCTGGCACGCGCAGCGCGAGGCCGACGACGGTTGCGCCACCGCGGCCAAGGCCTTTCTCGACAGCGGCCACCTCCAGCCCGAGGTGGTCTGGCAGCGCGCGCGCCTGGCGATGGAAAGCAACCGCCCCGCGGTCGTGACCCAGGCCGTTGCGCTGTTGAACCCGGAATGGATCGGCATGGTCAGTGCCATCGCCGTGGACCCCGCGCGTTACCTCGATGAGAAGTTCACCGCCATCCGCCCCCGCACCAAGGAGCTGGTCACGCTGGCCATCATCCGCCTGGCCAGCCTCGACACCGCTGCGGCCGCGCGCGAGATGGAGCACATGCGCTGGAAAACGCAGCTCACGAATGAAGAGCGCAGCTGGCTCTGGGGCGTGATCGGCAAGCGTCTGGCGCAGACACCGCAAGGGCCGGCGCTGGCCGCCTTCGTGAACGGGGACGACCGGCTCATGCACGCCGATCACCTGGCCTGGAAGGCGCGCGCGGGCCTGCGGGCCGGCGCCTGGGGCCATGTGCGCGACGCCATCGCCGCCATGGAAGAGGTCCAGCGCAACGAACCCACCTGGGTCTACTGGCGCGCGCGCGCGCTGCAGGCGCTCAAGGAGCCCGACGCGCAGTCGGCCCAGGCCCAGGCCCGCGCGCTCTACGAATCCATCGCCTCGGCCCGCGGCTACCACGAACAGCTGGCCCTGGAAGAGCTGGGGCGGCCCATCACCACACCACCAGCCCCGGCCCCGCTGACGCCCCAGGAGCTGGCCTGGCTGCAGGCCCACCCCGGCCTGCAGCGGGCGCTGGCCGCGATCCGGCTGGGCCTGCGCAGCGAAGGCGTGCGCGAGTGGAACTACAGCACCAACCTGCACACGGCCGGCGGCATGACCGATCGCGAACTGCTGGCCGCCGCCGCACTGGCCTGCCAGAACGAGCTGTGGGACCGGTGCATCAACACCAGCGAGCGCACCCGCGACCTGCAGGACCACGCGCAGCGCTTCCCGATGCCGCACCGCGCGCTGGTGATCCGGCGCGCGGCCGAGATCGGGCTCGATCCCGCCTACGTCTATGGCCTGATCCGGCAGGAGAGCCGCTTCGTCACCGACGCCCGCTCGGGCGTGGGCGCCTCGGGCCTGATGCAGGTGATGCCCGCCACCGCGCGATGGACCGCGCGCAAGATCGGCCTGACCGACTTCCAGTCGCACCAGATCACCGACCGCGACACCAACATCCTGATCGGCACGGCCTACCTGAAGTTCGCGCTCGACGATCTCGAAGGCTCGCTCCCGCTGGCCGCCGCCGCCTACAACGCCGGACCAAGGCGCGCGCGCGCCTGGCGCGAGGGCGCCGTGCTCCCGGGCGAGATCTGGGCCGAGAACATCCCCTTCGAAGAGACCCGCGACTACGTCAAGAAGGTGCTCGCCAACACCACCAGCTACGCGGCCCTGATCACCGGCCAGCCACAGTCACTGCGCGCGCGCATGGGCGTGGTCGGCCCGGCGCTCGACCCGAACGCCATCCACAAAGAACTCCCTTGA
- a CDS encoding OmpP1/FadL family transporter — protein MNFPLHAVRAAALIAAGSALTAAHATDGYFSHGYGIKAKGMGGAATALAQDAFAGANNPASAAFTGGRLDLGVDLFMPDREMSRTGTGGMLDTTVRSGKRNFLVPEFGYIQPLSSDMAAGVTVYGNGGMNTTYPGGQLNCGQGPANALCGSGELGVDLIQLVVAPTFAYKLNPRHSVGVSPLLVYQAFKAYGLEGFSRMSVDAGHLTGSGYDYSSGFGVRLGYMGQLSDTVSVGASYSPKVNMSRFKEYAGLFANGGDFDIPENLSVGVAVKATPQLTLAADYQRIGYGDVPAIGNAATAGPLGGSPGGGFGWQNIDVFKLGAQWQMSPQLTLRAGYTRSDNPVTSANITPNILAPGVMKSHFTLGATHALAKDTELSWSFMYAPRVKVTGPSMLGGTETVSMRQTALGVQWATRF, from the coding sequence ATGAACTTCCCCCTCCACGCCGTGCGCGCTGCCGCGCTGATCGCCGCTGGCAGCGCCCTGACGGCCGCCCACGCCACCGATGGCTACTTCTCCCATGGTTACGGCATCAAGGCCAAGGGCATGGGCGGGGCCGCCACCGCCCTGGCCCAGGACGCCTTTGCCGGGGCCAACAACCCGGCCTCGGCGGCCTTCACCGGTGGGCGCCTGGACCTGGGCGTGGACCTGTTCATGCCCGACCGCGAGATGTCGCGCACCGGAACCGGCGGCATGCTCGACACCACGGTGCGCAGCGGCAAACGCAACTTCCTGGTCCCGGAGTTCGGCTACATCCAGCCCCTCTCCAGCGACATGGCCGCCGGCGTGACGGTCTACGGCAACGGCGGCATGAACACCACCTATCCCGGCGGTCAGCTCAATTGCGGGCAAGGTCCGGCCAACGCGCTGTGCGGCTCGGGCGAGCTGGGGGTGGACCTGATCCAGCTGGTGGTCGCGCCCACGTTCGCCTACAAGCTCAACCCCCGGCACAGCGTCGGCGTGTCACCCCTGCTGGTGTACCAGGCCTTCAAGGCGTATGGCCTCGAAGGCTTCTCCCGGATGTCGGTGGACGCAGGCCATCTGACGGGCAGTGGCTATGACTACAGCTCCGGTTTCGGGGTGCGCCTGGGCTACATGGGTCAGCTTTCCGACACGGTGAGCGTGGGGGCGTCGTATTCGCCGAAGGTCAACATGAGCCGCTTCAAGGAATACGCCGGCCTGTTCGCCAACGGCGGTGACTTCGACATCCCGGAAAACCTGAGTGTCGGCGTCGCTGTGAAGGCCACGCCCCAGCTGACGCTGGCCGCCGATTACCAGCGCATCGGCTACGGCGACGTGCCCGCGATCGGCAATGCCGCCACGGCGGGCCCGCTGGGCGGTTCACCAGGCGGTGGCTTCGGCTGGCAGAACATCGACGTGTTCAAGCTCGGCGCGCAATGGCAGATGAGCCCCCAGCTGACGCTGCGCGCGGGCTACACCCGCAGCGACAACCCGGTCACCTCGGCCAACATCACCCCCAACATCCTGGCGCCCGGCGTGATGAAGTCGCACTTCACCTTGGGTGCCACACACGCGCTGGCCAAGGACACCGAACTCAGCTGGTCGTTCATGTACGCGCCACGCGTGAAAGTCACTGGCCCATCGATGCTGGGTGGCACCGAGACCGTCAGCATGCGCCAGACCGCCTTGGGCGTGCAGTGGGCGACGAGGTTTTAA
- a CDS encoding complex I NDUFA9 subunit family protein codes for MNNILVLGGTGFVGRHVCEKIQREGWRSTVPTRRALNAAAVQHLPRLTVIEADVHDEASLRRLLPGHDAVVNLVAILHGNEASFERAHVTLPATLARACHATGVRRLVHVSALGVALDGPSMYQRSKARGEEVLRAAGLDLSILRPSVIFGAGDRFLNLFAQLQAVFPVVPLAGSTARFQPVWVEDVTSAVIACLRDSGLPMSSVGQTFDCAGPDVLTLAQLVHIAGEFGSRARPVLPLPRALGQLQARLMELMPGEPLMSRDNLAAMQVDNVANGQWPGLKSLGIEPASVRSVAPTYLGQRGGRSHLDGFRRGLRR; via the coding sequence TTGAACAACATCCTCGTCCTCGGCGGCACCGGCTTCGTCGGTCGCCATGTCTGCGAAAAAATCCAGCGCGAGGGCTGGCGCAGCACGGTGCCCACACGGCGCGCCCTCAACGCAGCAGCGGTGCAGCACCTGCCGCGCCTGACCGTGATCGAGGCCGACGTGCACGACGAAGCCAGCCTGCGCCGCCTGCTGCCAGGGCACGACGCGGTGGTCAACCTCGTGGCCATCCTGCACGGCAACGAGGCCTCGTTCGAACGCGCCCACGTGACCCTGCCCGCCACCCTGGCGCGCGCCTGCCACGCCACGGGGGTGCGCCGGCTGGTGCACGTGAGCGCGCTCGGTGTGGCGCTCGATGGCCCGTCGATGTACCAGCGCAGCAAGGCGCGGGGCGAAGAGGTTCTGCGCGCTGCCGGGCTGGACCTGAGCATCCTGCGGCCCAGCGTCATCTTTGGCGCAGGCGACCGTTTCCTGAACCTGTTTGCGCAACTGCAGGCGGTGTTTCCGGTGGTGCCGCTGGCCGGTTCGACCGCGCGTTTCCAGCCGGTGTGGGTGGAAGATGTGACCAGCGCGGTGATCGCCTGCCTGCGCGACAGCGGCCTGCCGATGAGCAGCGTAGGCCAGACCTTCGACTGCGCCGGACCCGATGTGCTGACCCTGGCCCAGTTGGTGCACATCGCCGGCGAATTCGGCAGCCGTGCCCGGCCAGTGTTGCCGTTGCCGAGGGCGCTGGGCCAGTTGCAGGCCCGCCTGATGGAGCTGATGCCTGGCGAGCCGCTCATGAGCCGCGACAACCTCGCGGCCATGCAGGTGGACAACGTCGCGAATGGCCAGTGGCCTGGGCTGAAGTCCCTGGGGATCGAACCCGCGTCGGTGCGGTCCGTCGCACCAACCTACCTAGGCCAGCGCGGTGGCCGCAGCCATCTGGACGGGTTCCGGCGCGGCCTGCGTCGCTGA
- a CDS encoding ABC transporter ATP-binding protein, whose product MASSLHIKGIRKAFGKGDKTVEVLKRIDIDVEPGEFLILVGPSGCGKSTLLNIIAGLEEPTEGELHIAGKNVIGMAPAQRDIAMVFQSYALYPTMTVADNIGFALEMRKVPVEVRRKRIEEVAALLQISHLLDRRPAQLSGGQRQRVAMGRALARDPQLFLFDEPLSNLDAKLRVEMRAEIKRLHHLSGITTVYVTHDQIEAMTLGSRIAVMKDGILQQIDTPDEIYRRPANTYVAGFIGSPTMNFIPGTVERSGDSGKFVFEGGSLDLPCPDVPQVTLGQRPEHIHLSDDAPWRGQVVLVEPTGADTYVVVKTAVGLMTVRAPANTKIQVGDTAGMTVSGRHNNWFDHQSGVRLKEMDAHHAP is encoded by the coding sequence ATGGCTTCTTCTCTGCACATCAAAGGCATCCGCAAGGCGTTCGGCAAGGGCGACAAGACGGTGGAGGTGCTCAAGCGCATCGACATCGACGTCGAGCCGGGCGAGTTCCTCATCCTGGTCGGCCCCTCGGGCTGCGGCAAGTCCACCCTGCTCAACATCATTGCGGGTCTCGAAGAACCCACCGAGGGTGAGCTGCACATCGCCGGCAAGAACGTGATCGGCATGGCGCCGGCCCAGCGCGACATCGCCATGGTGTTCCAGAGCTACGCGCTGTACCCGACCATGACGGTGGCCGACAACATCGGCTTCGCGCTGGAGATGCGCAAGGTGCCGGTCGAGGTGCGCAGGAAGCGCATCGAAGAGGTCGCCGCGCTGCTGCAGATCAGCCACCTGCTCGACCGCCGCCCGGCCCAGCTCTCGGGCGGCCAGCGCCAGCGCGTGGCCATGGGCCGCGCCCTGGCGCGCGACCCGCAGCTCTTCCTGTTCGACGAGCCGCTGTCCAACCTCGACGCCAAGCTGCGCGTGGAAATGCGCGCCGAGATCAAGCGCCTGCACCACCTGAGCGGCATCACCACGGTGTACGTGACCCACGACCAGATCGAGGCCATGACGCTGGGCAGCCGCATCGCGGTGATGAAGGATGGCATCCTGCAGCAGATCGACACGCCCGACGAGATCTACCGTCGCCCGGCCAACACCTACGTGGCGGGCTTCATCGGTTCGCCCACCATGAACTTCATCCCCGGCACCGTGGAGCGCTCGGGCGACAGCGGCAAGTTTGTCTTTGAAGGCGGTTCGCTGGACCTGCCCTGCCCGGACGTGCCGCAGGTGACGCTGGGCCAGCGGCCCGAGCACATCCACCTGAGCGACGACGCGCCCTGGCGCGGCCAGGTGGTGCTGGTGGAGCCCACCGGGGCCGACACCTATGTGGTGGTGAAAACGGCGGTGGGCCTGATGACGGTGCGCGCGCCGGCCAACACCAAGATCCAGGTGGGCGACACCGCCGGCATGACGGTCAGCGGCCGCCACAACAACTGGTTCGACCACCAGTCGGGCGTGCGGCTCAAGGAGATGGACGCGCACCACGCGCCCTGA
- a CDS encoding glutathione S-transferase family protein yields MALQLFIGNKNYSSWSMRPWVLMTQAGIPFEEVMVRFDSFEADSSFKKQLRGVNPVGKVPVLVDDGFAVWDTLAIAEYLAERFPEKTLWPVDPKQRARARSVCAEMHSGFGSLRSHCPMNIEASLPDTGRLIWRDQAGVRADLARLSGLWGELLAAQPATLPDGGGPLLFGSFSIADAYFAPVCMRLKTYALPLAADLQAYVDRVAALPGVRAWIDGALAEHDFLDFEEPYRLGR; encoded by the coding sequence ATGGCATTGCAGCTCTTCATCGGCAACAAAAACTATTCGTCCTGGTCCATGCGCCCCTGGGTGCTGATGACGCAGGCCGGCATTCCCTTTGAGGAGGTCATGGTGCGCTTCGACTCGTTCGAGGCGGACTCCAGCTTCAAGAAGCAGCTGCGCGGCGTGAACCCGGTGGGCAAGGTGCCGGTGCTGGTGGATGACGGCTTCGCGGTCTGGGACACGCTGGCCATCGCCGAGTACCTGGCCGAGCGCTTTCCCGAGAAGACCCTCTGGCCGGTCGACCCGAAGCAGCGGGCCCGCGCGCGCAGCGTCTGCGCCGAAATGCACAGCGGCTTCGGCTCGTTGCGCAGCCACTGCCCGATGAACATCGAAGCCTCGTTGCCCGACACCGGCCGCCTGATCTGGCGCGACCAGGCCGGCGTGCGCGCCGACCTGGCGCGGCTCAGCGGGCTCTGGGGCGAGCTGCTCGCGGCCCAGCCCGCGACCCTGCCCGATGGCGGTGGCCCCCTGCTGTTCGGGTCGTTCAGCATCGCCGACGCCTACTTCGCGCCGGTGTGCATGCGGCTGAAGACCTACGCGCTGCCACTGGCCGCCGACCTGCAGGCGTATGTGGACCGCGTGGCCGCGCTGCCGGGCGTGCGGGCCTGGATCGACGGCGCGCTGGCCGAACACGACTTCCTCGATTTCGAAGAGCCCTACCGATTGGGCCGCTGA
- a CDS encoding response regulator transcription factor gives MAHLLIVEDDELLRDGLSAQLMQAGHRIDTAADGEQALERLQNDAFEGVVLDLGLPKLDGLTVLRRLRLRLPALPVLILTARDGIEDRVEGLNAGADDYLTKPFNRDELLARLQSMLRRASLPAFGPAAPPPPPATGSLRVDPVLPRAWLGNEAIELTQREWSLLDLLVRHSGQVVSREDVLAVWQSEPGEAGGVASNALEVYVHRLRRKLAGSTLNIRNIRGLGYLLESAGPP, from the coding sequence ATGGCCCACCTGCTGATTGTTGAAGACGACGAACTGCTGCGCGACGGACTGAGCGCCCAGCTCATGCAGGCGGGTCACCGCATCGACACCGCCGCCGACGGCGAGCAGGCGCTGGAGCGCCTGCAGAACGACGCGTTCGAGGGCGTGGTGCTCGACCTGGGCCTGCCCAAGCTGGACGGGCTCACGGTGTTGCGGCGGCTGCGCCTGCGCTTGCCCGCCCTGCCGGTGCTGATTCTCACCGCACGCGACGGCATCGAGGACCGGGTCGAAGGCCTGAACGCCGGGGCCGACGACTACCTCACCAAACCATTCAACCGCGACGAGCTGCTGGCACGACTGCAGTCGATGCTGCGGCGCGCCAGCCTGCCCGCCTTCGGCCCTGCCGCCCCCCCGCCGCCACCGGCCACCGGCAGCCTGCGCGTGGACCCGGTGCTGCCGCGCGCCTGGCTGGGCAACGAGGCCATCGAGCTGACCCAGCGCGAGTGGTCGCTGCTCGACCTGCTGGTGCGCCACAGCGGGCAGGTGGTCAGCCGTGAAGACGTGCTGGCGGTCTGGCAGTCCGAGCCGGGCGAAGCCGGCGGCGTGGCGTCCAACGCGCTGGAGGTGTACGTGCACCGCCTGCGCCGCAAGCTCGCGGGCTCCACGCTCAACATCCGCAACATCCGCGGCCTGGGCTACCTGCTCGAATCGGCCGGCCCGCCATGA
- a CDS encoding DUF302 domain-containing protein, translated as MPFWTRLSLGLALVATLLATTGCGTISTMGKLESGAGAEASRMWDRWIEGNGDIAIATTWEAKVKPGVSAKDVEEILKAVAVERNMRDVGTLPLSKELEARSGKKEKLLTVYSFCSPGTARKMVDFSPHMAAYLPCRVSVVELDDGSLWLYTLNMDMMVKMGRKLPSPLKEEAQAVRDTIWEMMQRASKGEF; from the coding sequence ATGCCGTTCTGGACACGCTTATCCCTGGGCCTGGCCCTGGTCGCCACCCTGCTCGCCACCACCGGTTGCGGGACGATTTCCACCATGGGCAAACTCGAAAGCGGTGCCGGAGCCGAGGCATCCCGCATGTGGGACCGCTGGATCGAGGGCAATGGCGACATCGCCATTGCCACCACCTGGGAAGCCAAGGTCAAGCCCGGCGTGAGTGCCAAAGACGTGGAAGAGATCCTCAAGGCCGTGGCCGTGGAGCGCAACATGCGCGATGTGGGCACGTTGCCACTGTCCAAAGAACTCGAAGCGCGCTCGGGCAAGAAAGAAAAGCTGCTGACGGTCTACTCGTTCTGCAGCCCGGGAACCGCCCGCAAGATGGTGGACTTCAGCCCCCACATGGCCGCCTACCTGCCTTGCCGCGTGTCGGTGGTCGAGCTCGACGACGGGAGCCTTTGGCTCTACACCCTCAACATGGACATGATGGTCAAGATGGGCCGCAAGCTGCCTTCGCCGCTGAAGGAAGAAGCCCAGGCCGTGCGCGACACGATCTGGGAAATGATGCAACGCGCCTCCAAGGGCGAGTTCTGA